One window of the Sciurus carolinensis chromosome 8, mSciCar1.2, whole genome shotgun sequence genome contains the following:
- the Lrrc4 gene encoding leucine-rich repeat-containing protein 4, whose protein sequence is MKLLWQVTVHHTWNAVLLPVVYLAAQVWILCAAIAAAASAGPQNCPSVCSCSNQFSKVVCTRRGLSEVPQGIPSNTRYLNLMENNIQMIQADTFRHLHHLEVLQLGRNSIRQIEVGAFNGLASLNTLELFDNWLTVIPSGAFEYLSKLRELWLRNNPIESIPSYAFNRVPSLMRLDLGELKKLEYISEGAFEGLFNLKYLNLGMCNIKDMPNLTPLVGLEELEMSGNHFPEIRPGSFHGLSSLKKLWVMNSQVSLIERNAFDGLASLVELNLAHNNLSSLPHDLFTPLRYLVELHLHHNPWNCDCDILWLAWWLREYIPTNSTCCGRCHAPMHMRGRYLVEVDQASFQCSAPFIMDAPRDLNISESRMAELKCRTPPMSSVKWLLPNGTVLSHASRHPRISVLNDGTLNFSYVLLSDTGVYTCMVTNVAGNSNASAYLNVSAAELNTSNYSFFTTVTVETTEISPEDTTRKYKPVPTTSTGYQPAYTTSTTVLIQTTRVPKQVPVPATDTTDKMQTSLDEVMKTTKIIIGCFVAVTLLAAAMLIVFYKLRKRHQQRSTVTAARTVEIIQVDEDIPAAASSAATAAPSGVSGEGAVVLPTIHDHINYNTYKPAHGAHWTENSLGNSLHPTVTTISEPYIIQTHTKDKVQETQI, encoded by the coding sequence ATGAAGCTCTTGTGGCAGGTAACTGTGCACCACACCTGGAATGCCGTCCTGCTCCCCGTCGTCTACCTCGCGGCGCAAGTGTGGATTCTGTGTGCAGCCATCGCTGCTGCCGCTTCAGCCGGGCCCCAGAACTGCCCCTCCGTCTGCTCCTGCAGTAACCAGTTCAGCAAGGTGGTGTGCACCCGCAGGGGCCTCTCCGAGGTCCCCCAGGGCATTCCCTCCAACACCCGGTACCTCAACCTCATGGAAAACAACATCCAGATGATTCAGGCTGACACCTTCAGACACCTCCACCACCTGGAGGTCCTGCAGCTGGGCAGGAACTCCATCCGGCAGATCGAGGTGGGGGCTTTCAACGGCCTGGCCAGCCTCAATACCCTGGAGCTGTTTGACAATTGGCTGACCGTCATCCCCAGTGGAGCCTTTGAGTACCTGTCCAAGCTGCGGGAGCTTTGGCTTCGCAACAACCCCATAGAGAGCATCCCCTCTTACGCCTTCAACCGAGTGCCCTCCCTCATGCGCCTGGACTTAGGGGAACTCAAGAAGCTGGAGTATATCTCTGAGGGGGCTTTTGAGGGGCTGTTCAACCTCAAGTACCTGAACTTGGGCATGTGCAACATTAAAGATATGCCCAATCTCACACCcctggtggggctggaggagctggagatGTCAGGGAACCACTTCCCTGAGATCAGGCCTGGCTCCTTCCATGGCCTAAGCTCCCTCAAGAAGCTGTGGGTCATGAACTCACAGGTCAGCTTGATTGAGCGGAATGCTTTTGATGGGCTGGCCTCACTTGTGGAACTCAACCTGGCCCACAATAACCTCTCTTCTTTGCCCCATGACCTCTTCACCCCACTGAGGTACCTGGTGGAGTTGCACCTGCACCACAATCCTTGGAACTGTGATTGTGACATTTTGTGGCTTGCCTGGTGGCTTCGGGAGTATATACCCACCAATTCCACCTGCTGTGGCCGTTGTCATGCTCCCATGCACATGCGAGGCCGCTACCTGGTGGAGGTGGATCAGGCTTCCTTTCAGTGCTCCGCCCCCTTTATCATGGATGCACCTCGGGACCTCAATATCTCTGAGAGTCGAATGGCAGAACTTAAGTGTCGGACTCCCCCTATGTCCTCTGTGAAGTGGTTGCTGCCCAATGGGACAGTGCTCAGCCACGCCTCCCGCCACCCAAGGATCTCTGTCCTCAATGATGGCACCTTGAACTTTTCCTATGTGCTGCTCTCAGACACTGGGGTATACACATGCATGGTGACCAATGTGGCAGGCAACTCCAATGCCTCGGCCTACCTCAATGTGAGTGCGGCCGAGCTCAACACCTCCAACTACAGCTTCTTTACCACAGTAACAGTGGAGACCACAGAGATCTCACCTGAGGACACAACGCGAAAGTACAAGCCTGTTCCTACCACGTCCACTGGTTACCAGCCGGCATATACCACCTCTACCACGGTGCTCATTCAGACCACCCGTGTGCCCAAGCAGGTGCCAGTACCCGCGACAGACACCACTGACAAGATGCAGACCAGCCTGGATGAAGTCATGAAGACCACCAAGATCATCATTGGCTGCTTTGTGGCAGTGACTCTGCTAGCTGCTGCCATGTTGATTGTCTTCTATAAACTTCGTAAGCGGCACCAGCAGCGGAGTACAGTCACGGCTGCCCGGACAGTTGAGATTATCCAGGTGGATGAAGACATCCCAGCAGCGGCATCTTCAGCAGCAACAGCAGCTCCATCCGGTGTATCAGGTGAGGGGGCAGTAGTGCTGCCCACAATTCATGACCATATTAACTACAACACCTACAAACCAGCACATGGGGCCCACTGGACAGAAAACAGCTTGGGGAACTCTCTGCACCCCACAGTCACCACTATTTCTGAACCTTATATAATTCAGACCCATACCAAGGACAAGGTACAGGAAACTCAAATATGA